A region of Kribbella sp. NBC_01245 DNA encodes the following proteins:
- a CDS encoding DEAD/DEAH box helicase, with protein MLPEICDALDRVGIIEPFPIQEMTLPIALMGTDLIGQARTGTGKTLGFGIPLLQRTISPGEADYEELAAPGKPQALVVTPTRELTIQVAKDLETASTVRTVRVLTIYGGVAYDPQLDKLKSGVDVVVGTPGRLLDLANRGVLDLSHIKVLVLDEADEMLDLGFLPDVERILRKTPELRQTMLFSATMPSAVIGLARTHMRHPLNIRAESHDSTEMVPTTAQFVYRAHELDKPEVVARILQAEDRGRVMIFCRTKREASRLTDDLIERGFQAAAIHGDLNQQARERALTRFRGDKIDVLVCTDVAARGIDVEGVTHVINNTCPEDEKAYVHRIGRTGRAGASGIAVTFVDWADLVRWKTINKALDLPYDEPQEMYSTSPELYHDLGIPTEAKGRIVPAKVEERPARSDRSDRSDRSARSDRSGRGDRSDRGERVEKQADQGEKKSDRPSRNRNRTRRRLRAGEPLEGTTTTTDAPAASVVTEAPAQVTSENGEVKPKRTRSRRRKTEATDAVPATDATPVTEDAKPATDEAVVTQDAPTEEQPARKPRTRSRRTAASTAPAAEAPAEVVATEPVVTEPVAAEAEPTKPKKAAAKTTKPKAKAAKAKAEPAFTEAEPSKAEAEAEAEAAPAKKAPAKRSRAKKAPAKAAQTDAAPDTSAADTEAADSAAADAPAEKPKRIRKKAATEVTFTAPE; from the coding sequence GTGTTGCCCGAGATCTGTGACGCGCTCGATCGCGTCGGCATCATCGAGCCGTTCCCGATCCAGGAAATGACGCTCCCCATCGCGCTGATGGGGACCGACCTGATCGGCCAGGCTCGGACCGGTACCGGCAAGACCCTCGGCTTCGGCATCCCGCTGCTGCAGCGGACCATCTCCCCCGGCGAGGCCGACTACGAGGAACTGGCCGCCCCCGGCAAGCCGCAGGCGCTGGTGGTCACCCCGACCCGTGAGCTGACGATCCAGGTCGCCAAGGACCTCGAGACGGCGTCGACCGTCCGGACCGTGCGCGTCCTGACGATCTACGGCGGTGTCGCCTACGACCCGCAGCTGGACAAGCTGAAGTCGGGTGTCGACGTAGTGGTCGGGACGCCCGGCCGGCTGCTCGACCTGGCCAACCGCGGTGTGCTCGACCTGAGCCACATCAAGGTGCTGGTGCTGGACGAGGCCGACGAGATGCTCGACCTGGGCTTCCTGCCCGACGTGGAGCGCATTCTGCGCAAGACGCCGGAGCTGCGCCAGACGATGCTGTTCTCCGCGACCATGCCGTCCGCGGTGATCGGGCTGGCCCGCACCCACATGCGCCACCCGCTCAACATCCGGGCCGAGTCGCACGACTCCACCGAGATGGTGCCGACCACGGCGCAGTTCGTCTACCGGGCGCACGAGCTGGACAAGCCCGAGGTGGTGGCCCGCATCCTGCAGGCCGAGGACCGCGGCCGGGTGATGATCTTCTGCCGGACCAAGCGCGAAGCCTCGCGGCTGACCGACGATCTGATCGAGCGTGGTTTCCAGGCCGCCGCGATTCACGGCGACCTGAACCAGCAGGCCCGTGAGCGTGCGCTGACCCGATTCCGCGGCGACAAGATCGACGTACTGGTCTGCACCGACGTCGCCGCTCGCGGTATCGACGTCGAGGGCGTCACCCACGTCATCAACAACACGTGCCCTGAGGACGAGAAGGCGTACGTGCACCGGATCGGCCGGACCGGTCGCGCCGGTGCGAGCGGTATCGCGGTCACCTTCGTCGACTGGGCGGATCTGGTTCGCTGGAAGACGATCAACAAGGCCCTCGACCTGCCGTACGACGAGCCGCAGGAGATGTACTCCACCTCTCCGGAGCTCTACCACGACCTCGGCATCCCGACCGAGGCCAAGGGCCGGATCGTGCCGGCCAAGGTCGAGGAGCGGCCCGCCCGCTCTGATCGTTCTGACCGCTCTGACCGCTCCGCTCGTTCGGACCGGTCCGGTCGCGGCGATCGTTCGGACCGTGGCGAGCGCGTTGAGAAGCAGGCGGATCAGGGCGAGAAGAAGTCGGATCGTCCGTCCCGCAATCGCAACCGCACCCGTCGCCGCCTTCGTGCCGGCGAGCCGCTCGAGGGCACCACGACGACCACGGACGCTCCCGCAGCCAGCGTGGTGACCGAGGCTCCGGCCCAGGTGACCAGCGAGAACGGCGAGGTCAAGCCCAAGCGCACCCGTAGTCGCCGCCGCAAGACCGAGGCAACCGACGCCGTTCCGGCCACCGACGCCACGCCGGTCACCGAGGACGCCAAGCCGGCGACCGACGAGGCCGTGGTGACGCAGGACGCGCCCACGGAGGAGCAGCCCGCCCGCAAGCCGCGGACCCGCTCTCGCCGTACGGCGGCATCGACCGCGCCCGCAGCTGAGGCACCGGCCGAAGTTGTCGCGACCGAGCCGGTTGTCACCGAGCCAGTTGCGGCCGAGGCCGAGCCGACGAAGCCGAAGAAGGCCGCGGCGAAGACGACCAAGCCCAAGGCGAAGGCCGCCAAGGCAAAGGCGGAGCCCGCCTTCACCGAAGCCGAGCCGAGCAAGGCCGAGGCCGAGGCCGAGGCTGAGGCCGCGCCCGCCAAGAAGGCACCGGCAAAGCGTTCGCGGGCGAAGAAGGCACCGGCTAAGGCAGCACAGACCGATGCGGCGCCTGACACCTCAGCGGCTGACACCGAGGCGGCTGACAGTGCGGCCGCGGACGCTCCGGCGGAGAAGCCGAAGCGGATCCGGAAGAAGGCCGCAACCGAGGTCACCTTCACCGCTCCGGAGTAA
- a CDS encoding ferritin-like fold-containing protein, producing the protein MTETTAFDDPAYRAAAVDLLGVLAYGELTAFERIAEDAKLAPTLNDKAQLAALATTEFGHFQQLRDRLVELGVDPMEAMQPFQVPLDAFHDHTAPSDWLEGLVKAYVGDGLANDFYREVAAYVDAGTRALVLEVFAESGQAEFVVDRVRAAIEEDPKVGGRLALWGRRLVGEALSQAQRIAADRDPLAALLAGSVDRPGLDLAAIGRMFTRLTEAHTARMNALGLQA; encoded by the coding sequence ATGACCGAAACGACGGCCTTCGACGACCCCGCCTACCGGGCCGCGGCGGTGGATCTCCTGGGTGTTCTCGCGTACGGCGAGCTGACCGCCTTCGAGCGGATCGCCGAGGACGCCAAACTCGCCCCGACCCTGAATGACAAGGCCCAGCTGGCCGCCCTGGCCACCACGGAGTTCGGCCATTTCCAGCAGTTGCGGGACCGTCTGGTGGAGCTCGGCGTCGACCCGATGGAGGCCATGCAGCCGTTCCAGGTGCCCCTCGACGCCTTCCACGACCACACCGCGCCGTCCGACTGGCTCGAGGGCCTGGTCAAGGCGTACGTCGGTGATGGTCTGGCGAACGACTTCTATCGCGAGGTCGCGGCGTACGTCGATGCCGGCACGCGGGCGCTGGTGCTGGAGGTGTTCGCCGAGTCGGGTCAGGCCGAGTTCGTGGTGGACCGCGTCCGCGCCGCCATCGAGGAGGACCCGAAGGTGGGCGGACGCCTCGCGCTCTGGGGCCGCCGCCTGGTCGGCGAAGCGCTCAGCCAGGCCCAGCGCATCGCCGCCGACCGCGATCCGCTGGCCGCCCTGCTGGCCGGCAGCGTCGACCGCCCTGGCCTGGACCTGGCCGCCATCGGCCGCATGTTCACCCGCCTGACCGAAGCCCACACCGCCCGCATGAACGCCCTCGGCCTGCAGGCCTGA
- a CDS encoding GlsB/YeaQ/YmgE family stress response membrane protein, which translates to MGEIIGTIIFGFIIGLLGKWVAPKGRDNIPIWLTLICGVGGALIGYWLWDALGGTDTKGIDWWRWVISVLAAAVLVMVAAAVTGRSKKA; encoded by the coding sequence ATGGGAGAGATCATCGGGACCATCATCTTTGGTTTCATCATCGGTCTGCTCGGCAAGTGGGTCGCACCTAAGGGCCGGGACAACATCCCGATCTGGCTGACTCTGATCTGCGGCGTCGGCGGTGCCTTGATCGGTTACTGGCTGTGGGACGCCCTGGGCGGGACGGATACCAAGGGCATCGACTGGTGGCGATGGGTGATCAGCGTGCTGGCCGCCGCTGTACTGGTCATGGTCGCCGCCGCGGTCACCGGCCGGTCGAAGAAGGCTTAG
- a CDS encoding DUF3107 domain-containing protein, with protein MEVKIGVQHSNRELVLESGQSASEIEQAVGDAFSGKEGLLALTDDKGRRIIVPADRLAYVEIGAETVRPVGFGAS; from the coding sequence GTGGAGGTCAAGATCGGTGTCCAGCACAGCAATCGTGAATTGGTGCTGGAGAGCGGACAGAGCGCGTCGGAGATCGAGCAGGCGGTAGGGGACGCGTTCAGCGGCAAGGAAGGTCTGCTGGCGCTCACCGATGACAAGGGTCGCCGGATCATCGTCCCGGCCGACCGGCTGGCCTACGTCGAGATCGGCGCGGAGACCGTCCGCCCGGTGGGTTTCGGCGCCTCCTGA
- a CDS encoding TetR/AcrR family transcriptional regulator, translating to MSTSPETAPRRGSRLPRLARRAQLLEAAQEVFVANGYHAAAMDDIAERAGVSKPVLYQHFPGKLDLYLALLDTSCEAIVASVREALRSTEDNKQRVAATIHAFYEYVANAQGAFRLVFESDLTNEPAVRERVDRVTHACAEACSEVISADAGLNKEQSMVLAVSLVGMAQVSARYWLASDNPSLAQQQAADLVSALAWRGIRGFPRTEG from the coding sequence GTGTCGACGTCACCGGAGACCGCGCCTAGGCGTGGCAGCCGCCTGCCTCGTCTGGCCCGCCGCGCCCAGCTGCTCGAGGCCGCCCAGGAAGTGTTCGTCGCGAACGGCTATCACGCCGCCGCGATGGACGACATCGCCGAACGGGCCGGGGTCTCCAAGCCCGTGCTCTACCAGCACTTCCCCGGCAAACTGGACCTCTACCTCGCGCTGCTGGACACCTCGTGCGAGGCGATCGTGGCCTCCGTGCGGGAAGCGCTGCGTTCGACCGAGGACAACAAGCAACGGGTGGCGGCCACCATCCACGCCTTCTACGAGTACGTCGCGAACGCGCAGGGCGCGTTCCGGCTCGTGTTCGAGTCCGACCTGACCAACGAGCCGGCCGTGCGCGAGCGGGTCGACCGGGTCACCCACGCGTGCGCCGAGGCCTGTTCCGAGGTGATCAGCGCGGACGCCGGGCTGAACAAGGAGCAGTCGATGGTGCTCGCGGTCAGCCTCGTCGGCATGGCCCAGGTCAGCGCCCGCTACTGGCTCGCGTCGGACAACCCGTCACTCGCGCAGCAGCAGGCCGCCGACCTCGTCTCGGCACTGGCCTGGCGCGGCATCCGCGGCTTCCCGCGTACTGAAGGCTGA